One stretch of Pomacea canaliculata isolate SZHN2017 linkage group LG11, ASM307304v1, whole genome shotgun sequence DNA includes these proteins:
- the LOC112575993 gene encoding uncharacterized protein LOC112575993: MAIQWLRCGHHVYVVSTWWGSRAVCKMLYHILQTVNTQHPAVASSGQIHLLEFDFPKDKDMEKAVNDLSQAANGGPLYIIADEAGPENTSVCPVDSSDEEQSEEDKANDFGIFCGKLLAQVPRLHLWAASCFHGLAPVGWQVEYLTRPLRSPPTVVRELQKTWKQNNRNQKKRNQTTYNQKAQNYELSSQVTDDQKVDNQRKEDHVADDQEIDSQDTYNQATDNQKTDRQETDSQKTNRQETNNQKTQNQETVNEKKRSQKASNQQPVCFVHPYSERGFPDHTDGPPVRRLYHGGQGHSGNNAGSCATCGHEVASFLHSLHAGVAGVASTTIITTSSGTLKSCMQWRDMLVLYYWRNFTEDSGIVTGLREKGIPVRLMKDEDTNDVATAHSDVVWVADGERVRGLERKVVVCVDPRVETVRLHHMSRCTSQLVIVLVDDEPSVSNISYLARDAAFLQLNTTDLTKTGLEANSFFDL; encoded by the exons atggccatacagtggctgcggtgtggtcaccacgtctacgttgtcagtacgtggtggGGAAGCCGTGCTGTGTGCAAAATGCTATACCACATACTGCAGACTGTAAACACACAGCACCCAGCAGTGGCATCAAGTGGGCAAATTCACCTCCTGGAGTTTGATTTTccaaaagacaaagacatggAGAAGGctgtcaacgacttgtcacaggcagcgAACGGAGGGCCGTTATACATAATCGCTGACGAAGCGGGGCCTGAGAATAC GTCTGTTTGCCCTGTAGACTCATCAGATGAGGAACAGAGCGAAGAGGACAAGGCAAATGATTTCGGAATTTTCTGTGGCAAGCTGTTGGCACAAGTTCCTCGACTCCATCTGTGGgcagcaagttgtttccatggacTCGCTCCTgtcggctggcaagtggaatatttaaccagacccctccgctctccaccgacCGTCGTCAGGGAACTCCAGAAAACGTGGAAACAGAACAACAGAAATCAGAAGAAACGGAATCAAACGACTTACAACCAAAAAGCTCAGAACTACGAGTTGAGCAGTCAGGTGACCGATGACCAGAAGGTAGATAACCAGAGGAAAGAAGACCACGTGGCCGATGATCAGGAGATTGACAGCCAAGACACATACAATCAGGCGACTGACAAccagaagacagacagacaggaaacaGATTCTCAGAAGACTAACAGACAGGAGACCAACAACCAGAAGACCCAGAACCAAGAGACTgtcaatgaaaagaagagaagcCAAAAGGCTAGCAACCAACAACCAGTCTGTTTTGTCCACCCGTACAGTGAGCGCGGTTTTCctgaccacacagacggcccgccagtcagacgactgtatcacgggggtcagggtcactcaggtaaCAACGCAGGTAGCTGTGCCACGTGCGGTCacgaggtggccagcttcctacacagtctccatGCTGGTGTTGCAG GTGTTGCGTCcacaaccatcatcaccacaaGCAGTGGTACACTGAAATCCTGTATGCAGTGGAGAGACATGCTGGTTTTGTATTACTGGAGAAACTTCACAGAAGATTCGGGTATAGTGACGGGGCTAAGAGAAAAGGGCATTCCAGTGCGGTTGATGAAGGATGAAGACACCAATGACGTGGCCACTGCCCACAGTGATGTCGTGTGGGTGGCGGATGGAGAGCgggttcgtggtctggagagaaaagtcgtcgtgtgtgtgGACCCTCGTGTTGAAACTGTTCGACTTCACCATATGTCGCGGTGTACATCACAGCTTGTTATTGTCCTTGTCGACGATGAGCCGTCGGTTTCTAACATCTCCTACCTTGCTAGAGACGCTGCATTTCTACAATTAAACACGACTGACCTCACAAAAACTGGTCTTGAGGCAAATTCTTTCTTTGATCTATAA